CAATGTTTTTGACTTTATTGGGTTCAGGTTTGTCAGCAAAAGCTCCAGGTACAATAGGTTCTTTATTTGCCTTAGGTTTATGGTATCTGTCTGGTCTACATACGGTTAGCCTTGTTTTACAGGTTTTTTCTGCTTTATTCATGTTGGCTATTGGTTATTTAGCCTGCTTGATTTATGAAAAACAATCACAAGAAAAAAATAAAGACAATCAATGTATTGTTATTGATGAAGCTGCCGGGATGTGGATTGCATTAATTGCGATGCCAGAAAAATGGTGGGTATACATACTTGTATTCGTGTTGTTTAGAGTGTTTGATATTGTTAAATTATTTCCCTGTGATTATTTTGATAGAAATATGAAAAATGCTGCTGGTATTATGTTAGATGATGTTGTTGCAGGAATCTATGCCAATACCAGCGCTTACATTTTGATTTCATTTCTCAAATGGATGTAAAGCAATGAATAGAAAGGAAAAAAAGATTTATTCTGAATTTCCCCTGGGTGGAGGCCGAGATGCGCTTTGCATAAATTATACTAGATTATTGCAAGACAAGAGCCTTGCTCTTCACGAGTATAGCTTTATGAATTTGATGATGAGAAAAGTGGAGAAAAAACTTTATACCTCTTCTATTGGCAAAGGAGTGAATTGATGAAGACCGTGTCTTGGTCAAAGAAGAGGGGAGAGATTCCCGCTTCTATAAAAACGGTAGAAATTATTGTTATTGGCAATGAACTTTTAGAAGGTAGGAATATAGACAGCAACAGTGCCTGGTTAGGCAGACAGCTCAATGCACTAGGCTATGAAGTTGTTCATAAGCAAACCGTGTCTGATAATATGGATGCAATTGTTTCAGCATTACACTTGGCGTTCCAAAGGGCAAACTATGTTTTAACTTCAGGCGGATTAGGTCCCACTTCAGACGACTTGACCTTTGCGGCTGTTGCTAAAAGTCTTGAGCTTGATTTGCTGTACAATAAAGCAGTAGAGGATGCTATTAAACAAAGATTTATACAGCTTGGTAGGCCATATGCCCCTGCCAATAAGCAACAAGCCATGCTGCCCCAAGGAGCCAAAGTATTAAGCAATGCACTTGGAACGGCCCCAGGTATTCAATTTGAATACAGACATCATGATATGCAGGGTCATGGCTTTTGTTTGCCGGGAGTACCCAAAGAGATGCAAGCTATATTCTTGCAACATATTGTCCCACAGTTAGAACAAGCAGGGCTGGGTCAAGGTAAACCAAGACAGGAAAAAATTTTTACGCTTAGTGGGGTATCTGAATCTGCATTTACCTATAAAGTTGATGCTTTATTTGAACAGGATAATCTGCACTCAAAAGTTATTAATATTGCATACACAGCATCCTACCCCAAACTGGATGTTACTTTAAGTGCATACCTTGGTAGAGAAAGTTTTAAGCAAGATATTGTACAACGGTTTTTGAATGAATTTGGCTCTTATATTGTTGCGGAAGATGGCAAAGGTATAGAAGATGAGTTAGTGGATATCTTTAAACACAATAACCTCAAACTTTCATTTGCTGAGTCATGTACTGGAGGCTTATTAACTGCAACCTTGCTTAATGCTGCTGGAGCATCGGCAGTTTTAGAAGAGTCTTTGATTTGTTATAGCAATGACTGCAAAAATAAAAAATTAAATGTTTCTAAATCAGTTTTAGAGGAGTATGGAGCGGTATCAAATCAATGCGCGATAGCCATGGCCAAAGGCCAAATTCAAAATAGCCAATCCGATATTGCTGTGGCTGTTACTGGTATTGCAGGTCCAGGAGGTGGAACAGAAGAAAAACCAGTGGGCCTGGTCTATATTGCTTTAATGGTGTCAGAAAATGTGAAGAAAAAATTTGGTATTGATTTTGAAGATACACATTGGGTGCGTGAATTTAAATTTAAAGGTGATAGGCAAAAAAATAGACAAGGAGCAGTAATGGAAGCCTTAAAATTGGCAAAAGAGCTTGCTAACTATCTAAAATTAAAGCCTTAAAAAAATAAACGTACAATGTGTTGCGTAAAATCTAAAAATTTGATTATAGTTACAGATATCAAAATATATTAGGTCATTAAGCCAAAAACTGTGTGAAAAAGCTTCGCCTAGAGCCTAAAATCAGTTATGGATTGTTGATAAAACTGTTGAGAAGGAGAGTCAGAGTATGTCATTAGAAGCCAATAAAACCAAAGCCATTGACTTGGCTTTAGCCACCATTGAAAAACAATTTGGAAAAGGGTCCATCATGCGTCTTGGTGAGCGAGATGCAGTGGTTAAGGCTCCGGCTATTTCTACTGGTTCTCCAAGCTTAGATATTGCTTTAGGCATTGGTGGTATTCCCAAAGGTAGAATTGTTGAAATTTATGGTCCAGAATCCAGTGGTAAAACAACCTTAACTTTGCACATGTTGGCCAATTGTCAAAAAGCTGGGGGTGTAGCAGCATTTATTGATGCTGAACATGCACTGGATGTGACCTATGCAGAAAAATTAGGGGTCAATACAGCAGACTTATTATTGTCTCAACCCGATGCGGGTGAACAAGCCTTAGAAATCACTGAAACCTTAGTACGTTCTGGTGCTGTTGATTTAATAATTGTGGACTCAGTTGCAGCCCTAACACCCAGAGCTGAATTAGAAGGCAATATGGGTGACTCGCATATGGGTTTACAAGCGCGTCTTATGTCACAAGCTTTAAGAAAACTGACTGCAGCTATTGCCAAATCAAATACAACAGTGGTGTTTATTAACCAAATTCGGATGAAAATAGGTGTTATGTTTGGTAGTCCAGAAACAACAACCGGAGGTAATGCGCTTAAGTTTTATTCTTCTGTGCGCTTGGATATTCGCCGCATTGGTGCCATTAAAAATGGTGATGAAGTTATTGGTAATAAAACTCAAGTGAAAGTGGTTAAAAATAAAATGGCATCACCGTTTAAAAAAGTTGAGTTTGATATCATGTATGGTGAAGGTATCTCGTATGTAGGAGATATTTTAGATCTTGCTTTGGCTCAAGACTTGGTTGAAAAAAGTGGAACATGGTTCTCTTTTAACGGAGATAGAATGGGTCAAGGTCGGGAAAATGCTAAGCAGTATTTAAGAGAGAATCCAGATGCATTGGAAAACTTAGAAAAGCAAGTGTATGAGGCGGCTGGTTTGGATGCGCCTAAACGAATTAAAACTGCAGAAAAAAAAGCTGCTACCAAAAAAAGCTCAGAAGACAATAAAGAAATAGTAGGAGAAACAACCAAAGATACTGAAGCAAAGTAGTTTTATACTGATTTTACCTATAGATAAATTAAAAGCTCCGCATAATTATGCGGAGCTTTTTGGTTTTTATTGTCTACATAAGTCTTGAAGGTTATGATGGGCTTATGTATCAGATTAGAGAACTCCTCAATATTGCAGTTAAAGGTAAAGCCTCAGATTTACATATCAAACCGGGAATGGTGCCCATGTTTAGGGTGAATGGAAAACTTTACCCTATTAAACATGGAAAAATTGTAACAGCTGAAGATACACAACGCATGGCTTACGGTATGATGACTCAAGAGCAAATCAAGCGTTTTAAAGAAAAGCCAGAGATGGATGTTGCCCACAGTGAAGACAAAATAGGACGTTTCCGGGTTAATATTTTTCAACAACGTGGTTCAGTGGGGATGGCCATTAGAAGTATACCTTTTGATGTTCCTGATTTAGATGATTTAGGTTTACCAGAAGTGATCAAAACTTTATGTGATAAGCACAGAGGCTTGATTTTGTTTACCGGTGCAACGGGATCAGGGAAATCAACCTCTTTGGCGGCAATGATAAAAAAAATTAATCAAACCCGTAGTGGACATATTTTAACCATTGAAGATCCTATTGAGTATTTAATAAAAGATGAAAAGTGCATTATTAATCAAAGAGAGGTTGGGCTTGATACAGATGGTTATTCTTCCGCACTCAGAGCAGCTTTAAGACAAGATCCAGACATTATTTTGGTTGGGGAGATGCGTGATGAGGAAACCATTCATACAGCCTTGGTCGCTGCCGAGACCGGCCACTTGGTTTTATCTACATTACATACTTTGGATGCCGGAGAAACCAT
This window of the Oligoflexia bacterium genome carries:
- the recA gene encoding recombinase RecA encodes the protein MSLEANKTKAIDLALATIEKQFGKGSIMRLGERDAVVKAPAISTGSPSLDIALGIGGIPKGRIVEIYGPESSGKTTLTLHMLANCQKAGGVAAFIDAEHALDVTYAEKLGVNTADLLLSQPDAGEQALEITETLVRSGAVDLIIVDSVAALTPRAELEGNMGDSHMGLQARLMSQALRKLTAAIAKSNTTVVFINQIRMKIGVMFGSPETTTGGNALKFYSSVRLDIRRIGAIKNGDEVIGNKTQVKVVKNKMASPFKKVEFDIMYGEGISYVGDILDLALAQDLVEKSGTWFSFNGDRMGQGRENAKQYLRENPDALENLEKQVYEAAGLDAPKRIKTAEKKAATKKSSEDNKEIVGETTKDTEAK
- a CDS encoding phosphatidylglycerophosphatase A → MLKQSFNFHFYQKGLPVKQRVLAMFLTLLGSGLSAKAPGTIGSLFALGLWYLSGLHTVSLVLQVFSALFMLAIGYLACLIYEKQSQEKNKDNQCIVIDEAAGMWIALIAMPEKWWVYILVFVLFRVFDIVKLFPCDYFDRNMKNAAGIMLDDVVAGIYANTSAYILISFLKWM
- a CDS encoding CinA family nicotinamide mononucleotide deamidase-related protein, whose translation is MKTVSWSKKRGEIPASIKTVEIIVIGNELLEGRNIDSNSAWLGRQLNALGYEVVHKQTVSDNMDAIVSALHLAFQRANYVLTSGGLGPTSDDLTFAAVAKSLELDLLYNKAVEDAIKQRFIQLGRPYAPANKQQAMLPQGAKVLSNALGTAPGIQFEYRHHDMQGHGFCLPGVPKEMQAIFLQHIVPQLEQAGLGQGKPRQEKIFTLSGVSESAFTYKVDALFEQDNLHSKVINIAYTASYPKLDVTLSAYLGRESFKQDIVQRFLNEFGSYIVAEDGKGIEDELVDIFKHNNLKLSFAESCTGGLLTATLLNAAGASAVLEESLICYSNDCKNKKLNVSKSVLEEYGAVSNQCAIAMAKGQIQNSQSDIAVAVTGIAGPGGGTEEKPVGLVYIALMVSENVKKKFGIDFEDTHWVREFKFKGDRQKNRQGAVMEALKLAKELANYLKLKP
- a CDS encoding type IV pilus twitching motility protein PilT, translating into MYQIRELLNIAVKGKASDLHIKPGMVPMFRVNGKLYPIKHGKIVTAEDTQRMAYGMMTQEQIKRFKEKPEMDVAHSEDKIGRFRVNIFQQRGSVGMAIRSIPFDVPDLDDLGLPEVIKTLCDKHRGLILFTGATGSGKSTSLAAMIKKINQTRSGHILTIEDPIEYLIKDEKCIINQREVGLDTDGYSSALRAALRQDPDIILVGEMRDEETIHTALVAAETGHLVLSTLHTLDAGETINRILTTFPPHQQRQIRLQLGAVLQAIISQRLVPTKDGKSRAPACEVLINNSRIREMIENEEKTREISDAIAQGKTSFGMQTFDQSLMQLLTQGLITYDEALRQSSNPDDFALKMKGVDSTGASKWDDFDSRAHDDKRDKMSYTQDDDDDDAMNIERF